A genomic region of Pyrus communis chromosome 14, drPyrComm1.1, whole genome shotgun sequence contains the following coding sequences:
- the LOC137714860 gene encoding uncharacterized protein, with product MFSAARNVLPLSLSVLAIIYEYFRSRRISEHPEGVDPEILDWIRTLNPAVLNSIRNRDPAFLDLIRNLDSAAFPSEFSRSVDGPLNQPSVPSPAQAVLAILDLIGTLDPAVLDGGSSENRTGSNFTLAASSAAQSQASASKRLQKKKSPVKQESISLSTEAAAAQEACEKWRLRGNQAYSNEDLSKAEDCYTQGVNCVSRNETSRSCLRALMLCYSNRAATRLTVGRIRDALGDCMMAAAIDPNFLKVQVRASNCYLALGEVEDASHNFRRCLQLANDVFVDRKIAVEASDGLRKEQKVSECLNLSAELLLWKTSTNAERALQLIDEALVISSSSEKLLEMKAEALFAQARRYEEVIELCEQTRSSAEKNNLPADTNDQFVSADSSELSKYFYFRLWRRRMIFKSYFYLGKLEEGLGTLDKYEEKMSTKYRNWRKTLQSSEPLVLVVRELLSHKVSGNEAFQAGRHTEAVEHYTTALCCNVESRPFTAVCFRNRAVAYKALGRITDAIADCSLAIALDGNYLKAISGRATLYEMIRDYGEAAKDLRRRVSILAKQEEEKTNLCGASDRSISGTNVLRQARLHLSKIEEKDRKDIPLDMYLILGVEPSVSASEIKKAYRKAILRHHPDKAGQLFSRSDNGCWKEIAEDVHKDADRLFKMIGEAYAVLSDPTKRARYGTEEEMRNAQKKCSGSSTSRMPSDVQKK from the exons ATGTTTTCAGCGGCGCGTAACGTCCTACCGCTGTCATTGTCAGTGCTGGCCATAATTTATGAGTACTTCAGATCCAGACGGATATCGGAACATCCTGAAGGCGTCGATCCTGAAATCCTTGATTGGATTCGGACACTCAACCCCGCCGTGCTTAATAGTATTAGGAATCGCGACCCTGCCTTCCTCGATTTGATTCGGAACTTGGACTCTGCTGCTTTCCCTTCGGAATTTTCTCGAAGCGTCGACGGTCCTCTAAACCAGCCGTCTGTTCCGTCTCCTGCGCAGGCCGTTCTTGCTATCCTTGATTTGATTGGGACACTCGACCCTGCCGTGCTTGATGGTGGAAGTTCAGAAAATAGAACTGGGTCTAACTTCACCTTAGCTGCCTCTTCCGCTGCTCAAAGTCAAGCATCTGCATCAAAACGcctccagaaaaagaaaagtccGGTAAAGCAAGAATCTATTTCTTTGTCTACTGAAGCAGCCGCGGCTCAGGAGGCATGTGAAAAGTGGCGACTAAG GGGAAACCAAGCATACTCTAATGAGGATCTGTCTAAAGCTGAGGACTGCTACACACAAGGAGTGAATTGCGTTTCTAGAAATGAGACATCTAGAAGCTGTCTTAGGGCATTGATGCTGTGCTATAGCAACCGTGCAGCAACACGTCTGACTGTTGGAAGAATAAGAGATGCACTTGGGGACTGTATGATGGCTGCTGCAATTGATCCCAACTTCCTGAAAGTGCAGGTTAGAGCTTCCAA CTGTTATCTTGCTCTTGGGGAAGTTGAAGATGCTTCACACAATTTTAGGAGGTGCCTGCAATTGGCAAATGATGTCTTTGTGGACCGAAAGATTGCAGTAGAAGCTTCTGATGGCTTACGAAAAGAACAG AAAGTGTCTGAATGCCTGAATCTTTCTGCTGAACTTTTGCTATGGAAAACATCTACTAATGCCGAGCGTGCTTTACAACTTATTGATGAAGCTTTGGTAATAAGTTCCAGCTCAGAAAAATTACTTGAAATGAAAGCGGAGGCTCTTTTTGCG CAGGCCCGGAGGTATGAAGAGGTGATTGAGCTGTGTGAGCAGACCCGTAGTTCTGCGGAAAAGAACAACCTTCCAGCAGATACCAATGACCAGTTCGTTTCTGCAGATAGTTCCGAACTCTCAAAGTATTTTTACTTCAGACTCTGGCGGCGCCGTATGATTTTTAAATCCTATTTTTATCTTGGAAAACTCGAGGAGGGTCTCGGTACACTAGATAAATATGAGGAAAAGATGTCTACCAAATATAG GAATTGGAGAAAAACTCTGCAATCATCAGAACCCCTTGTTCTCGTTGTACGTGAACTTCTGTCTCATAAG GTTTCGGGGAATGAAGCATTTCAGGCTGGAAGACATACTGAAGCTGTTGAGCATTATACTACTGCTTTGTGCTGCAATGTTGAATCACGTCCATTTACAGCTGTTTGTTTTCGCAATCGTGCTGTTGCATACAAAGCATTGGGCCGGATTACTGATGCTATTGCTGATTGCAGTCTAGCTATAGCTCTTGATGGAAATTATCTAAAG GCTATTTCTGGACGAGCCACATTATACGAGATGATCAGAGATTATGGAGAAGCCGCTAAAGATCTTCGGAGACGGGTATCTATTCTCGCTAAGCAGGAAGAGGAAAAAACTAATCTGTGTGGAGCATCTGACAGATCCATTAGCGGCACAAATGTCTTGAGACAAGCTCGTCTTCATCTTtctaaaatagaagaaaaagacAGAAAGGACATCCCCTTGGATATGTACCTTATTCT GGGAGTTGAACCATCTGTTTCGGCATCAGAAATCAAGAAGGCGTATCGGAAAGCTATACTTCGACATCATCCTGACAAG GCTGGTCAATTGTTTTCAAGGAGCGATAATGGGTGTTGGAAGGAGATAGCAGAAGACGTGCACAAGGATGCTGACAGgctttttaaaatgattggGGAGGCATATGCAGTACTTTCAGACCCAACCAAG CGTGCAAGGTATGGCACCGAGGAGGAGATGAGGAATGCACAAAAGAAATGCAGTGGAAGCAGCACATCTAGAATGCCATCAGATGTTCAAAAGAAGTAG